A window of the Synechococcus sp. JA-3-3Ab genome harbors these coding sequences:
- a CDS encoding thioesterase family protein, whose translation MKPVPLGTRGTWQGIPGPEQTAEALGNPGVRVIGSPALLALIERCGHNTLQPFYEGEEAVVGIRFALEHCSAAVVGDPLHVQVEVVQAVGRRIEFQVKITQQGRLVMQGSYTCQVVDLPRFLARYGLA comes from the coding sequence GTGAAACCTGTTCCTCTCGGCACCCGCGGCACCTGGCAAGGGATCCCCGGCCCCGAGCAAACGGCAGAGGCCCTGGGCAACCCCGGCGTGAGGGTGATCGGATCCCCGGCGCTGTTGGCGCTGATCGAGCGGTGCGGCCACAACACCTTGCAGCCCTTCTACGAGGGGGAAGAAGCCGTCGTCGGGATCCGCTTTGCCCTGGAACACTGCTCGGCAGCCGTGGTCGGGGATCCTCTACACGTTCAGGTTGAGGTTGTGCAAGCGGTGGGAAGGCGCATTGAATTTCAGGTGAAGATCACGCAGCAGGGGCGCTTGGTCATGCAGGGATCCTATACCTGTCAGGTGGTCGATTTGCCCCGTTTTCTGGCTCGCTATGGGCTGGCCTGA
- the ilvB gene encoding biosynthetic-type acetolactate synthase large subunit: MATGAYALVDSLHRHGVQHIFGYPGGAILPIYDELYKAESQGLLKHFLVRHEQAAAHAADGYARATGKVGVCFATSGPGATNLVTGIANAIMDSVPLVAITGQVPRHLIGTDGFQETDIFGITLPIVKHSYVVRDPRQMARIVAEAFHIASTGRPGPVLIDIPKDVGLEEFDYQPVSEVNIPGYRPTVRGNPRQIHAAAKLILQAKRPLLYVGGGAIISGAHAEIAELAHTYQIPVTTTLMGKGAFDENDPLSVGMLGMHGTAYANFAVTECDLLIAVGARFDDRVTGKLDEFAKHAKVIHIDIDPAEVGKNRTPDVPIVGDVRTVLVELLAQLSKMPHTPGQTQAWLERIERWKRDYPLQVPRYEGVIAPQQVIDAFRRHAPHAYYTTDVGQHQMWAAQFLRNGPRQWISSSGLGTMGYGFPAAMGVKVALPHAEVICISGDASFQMNMQELGTVAQYGIATKVAIINNGWQGMVRQWQQAFHGERYSHSDMTPGMPDFVKLAEAFGVKGMRVDHPDQVDDAIQEMLRHEGPVVVDFVVKRDENCYPMVPAGKANYQMIGLPEKRQLEQAAELIYCPNCGTKNPSLHKFCAECGTKL; the protein is encoded by the coding sequence GTGGCAACAGGGGCCTATGCACTGGTGGATAGCCTGCATCGACATGGGGTGCAGCACATTTTCGGCTATCCAGGAGGAGCGATCTTGCCCATCTACGACGAGCTGTACAAGGCCGAATCCCAAGGGCTACTCAAACATTTCCTAGTCCGCCACGAACAGGCCGCTGCCCATGCTGCCGATGGCTACGCCCGCGCTACCGGCAAGGTGGGGGTGTGCTTTGCCACCTCGGGGCCGGGGGCAACCAATTTGGTGACAGGCATCGCCAACGCCATAATGGACTCCGTGCCTCTGGTGGCCATTACTGGCCAGGTGCCCCGCCATTTGATTGGTACTGATGGCTTTCAGGAGACTGACATTTTTGGCATCACCCTGCCCATTGTCAAACACTCCTACGTGGTGCGCGACCCCCGGCAGATGGCCCGGATTGTGGCCGAGGCCTTCCACATCGCCAGCACGGGGCGACCCGGTCCAGTGTTGATCGACATCCCCAAAGATGTGGGCCTGGAAGAGTTCGACTACCAGCCGGTCAGCGAGGTCAATATCCCCGGCTACCGGCCCACGGTGCGGGGCAACCCTCGCCAGATCCACGCGGCGGCCAAGCTGATCCTGCAGGCCAAGCGGCCCCTGCTCTACGTGGGGGGCGGGGCCATCATCTCGGGTGCCCATGCCGAGATTGCCGAGCTGGCCCACACCTATCAGATCCCGGTGACCACCACCCTCATGGGCAAAGGGGCCTTCGATGAGAACGATCCCCTCTCGGTGGGGATGCTGGGCATGCACGGCACCGCCTACGCCAACTTCGCCGTTACCGAGTGCGACCTGCTGATTGCCGTGGGGGCCCGCTTTGACGACCGCGTAACCGGCAAGCTGGACGAATTTGCCAAGCACGCCAAGGTTATCCACATTGATATCGACCCGGCAGAAGTGGGCAAAAACCGCACTCCGGACGTGCCGATTGTGGGAGATGTGCGCACCGTCCTGGTGGAGCTGTTGGCGCAACTGAGCAAAATGCCCCACACCCCTGGCCAGACGCAGGCTTGGCTGGAGCGGATCGAGCGCTGGAAACGGGACTACCCCCTGCAGGTGCCCCGCTATGAGGGCGTGATCGCCCCGCAGCAGGTGATCGATGCCTTTCGTCGCCATGCTCCCCACGCCTACTACACCACCGATGTCGGTCAGCACCAAATGTGGGCGGCGCAGTTTCTGCGTAACGGGCCGCGCCAGTGGATCTCCAGTTCTGGCCTGGGCACCATGGGCTACGGTTTCCCGGCGGCCATGGGGGTCAAAGTGGCCCTGCCCCACGCCGAGGTGATCTGCATCAGCGGCGACGCCAGCTTCCAGATGAACATGCAGGAGCTGGGCACGGTGGCCCAGTACGGCATTGCCACCAAGGTGGCCATCATCAACAACGGCTGGCAGGGCATGGTGCGGCAGTGGCAGCAGGCTTTCCACGGCGAGCGCTACTCCCACTCGGATATGACTCCGGGCATGCCGGATTTCGTCAAGCTGGCTGAAGCCTTTGGCGTCAAGGGCATGCGCGTCGATCACCCCGATCAAGTGGACGACGCCATCCAAGAGATGCTGCGCCACGAGGGGCCGGTGGTGGTCGATTTTGTGGTCAAGCGGGACGAGAACTGCTACCCGATGGTGCCCGCCGGCAAAGCCAACTACCAGATGATCGGCCTGCCGGAAAAGCGGCAACTGGAGCAAGCCGCCGAGCTGATTTACTGCCCCAATTGCGGCACCAAAAACCCCAGCCTGCACAAGTTCTGCGCCGAGTGCGGCACCAAGCTCTAG
- a CDS encoding PepSY domain-containing protein, with translation MARLVVPAASVEEVELERENGRWVWKVGFANDIEVKIDGRAGKILDIDDDW, from the coding sequence ATTGCTCGCTTAGTTGTTCCCGCTGCTTCCGTTGAAGAAGTCGAACTGGAGCGGGAGAATGGGCGCTGGGTTTGGAAGGTGGGGTTTGCCAACGACATTGAGGTCAAAATCGATGGCAGAGCCGGGAAAATTCTAGACATCGATGATGACTGGTAG
- a CDS encoding glycoside hydrolase family 57 protein: MGYLALVLHAHLPFVRHPEQDFVLEEEWLYEAITETYVPLLHMFEGLRRDGIDFRFTMSLTPPLVSMLRDPLLQERYDHYLTKLEELAQLEYDKNATNGHIRYLAEHYIKQFAMVRDLWERYDRDLVRAFKQFQDSGNLEIITCAATHGYLPLMQMYPQAVWAQLIVACEHYNEHFGQWPRGIWLPECAYYQGLERMIADAGLRYMITDAHGLLYAKPRPRYGMYAPIFTETGVAVFGRDHESSQQVWSAEVGYPGDPVYREFYKDLGYEADYEYIKPYIMPNGQRKNTGIKYHRITGRNLDLGQKQLYDPYWAREKAAEHAGNFMFNRQRQIEYLYSVMGRPPLVVAPYDAELFGHWWYEGPWFLDFLIRKSYFDQNTYRMTHLAEYLRENPTHQVCKPAQSSWGARGFHEYWLNPTNAWIYPHLHKATERMIELSRREPADDLEWRALNQAARELLLAQSSDWAFIMRTGTMVPYAVRRTKSHLLRFNHLYEKIQAGQFRREKATPEDEQWLAKVEYMDNIFPNLNYRVYRPL; this comes from the coding sequence GGGGCTGCGGCGAGATGGCATCGACTTTCGCTTCACCATGTCCCTGACGCCGCCCTTGGTGTCGATGCTGCGGGATCCCTTGCTGCAGGAGCGCTACGACCACTACCTAACCAAGTTGGAAGAGCTGGCCCAACTGGAATACGACAAGAACGCCACCAACGGCCACATTCGCTACCTGGCCGAGCACTACATCAAGCAATTTGCCATGGTGCGCGATCTCTGGGAGCGCTACGACCGGGATCTGGTGCGGGCCTTCAAACAGTTTCAAGACAGCGGCAACCTGGAGATCATTACCTGCGCGGCTACCCACGGCTACCTGCCCTTGATGCAGATGTACCCGCAGGCGGTATGGGCCCAACTTATCGTGGCCTGCGAGCACTACAACGAACACTTTGGCCAATGGCCAAGAGGGATCTGGCTGCCGGAGTGCGCCTACTACCAGGGGCTGGAGCGGATGATCGCCGATGCCGGCCTGCGCTACATGATCACCGACGCCCACGGTTTGCTCTATGCCAAGCCGCGGCCCCGCTACGGCATGTACGCCCCCATCTTCACCGAGACTGGCGTTGCCGTCTTCGGTCGGGATCACGAGTCTTCGCAGCAGGTGTGGTCAGCGGAGGTGGGCTACCCTGGGGATCCCGTCTATCGCGAGTTCTACAAAGACCTGGGGTACGAGGCCGACTACGAGTACATCAAGCCCTACATCATGCCCAACGGCCAGCGGAAAAACACCGGCATCAAGTACCACCGCATCACGGGGCGCAACCTCGATCTGGGACAGAAGCAACTTTACGATCCCTACTGGGCCAGGGAGAAGGCGGCAGAACATGCGGGCAACTTCATGTTCAACCGCCAGCGGCAGATCGAGTATTTGTACAGCGTCATGGGGCGTCCGCCGCTGGTGGTGGCCCCTTATGATGCCGAGCTGTTCGGCCATTGGTGGTATGAGGGCCCCTGGTTTTTGGATTTCCTCATTCGCAAGAGCTACTTCGACCAAAATACCTATCGCATGACTCACCTGGCGGAGTACTTGCGGGAGAACCCCACCCACCAGGTGTGCAAACCTGCCCAGTCCAGTTGGGGGGCGCGCGGCTTCCACGAGTACTGGCTCAACCCCACCAACGCCTGGATCTACCCCCACCTGCACAAGGCTACCGAGCGGATGATCGAGCTGAGCCGCCGCGAGCCTGCCGATGACCTGGAGTGGCGGGCCCTGAACCAGGCGGCGCGGGAATTGCTCCTGGCCCAATCTTCCGACTGGGCCTTCATCATGCGCACGGGGACGATGGTTCCCTATGCGGTACGCCGCACCAAATCCCACCTGCTGCGCTTCAATCACCTCTACGAGAAGATCCAAGCCGGCCAGTTTCGGCGAGAAAAAGCCACCCCTGAAGACGAGCAGTGGCTGGCCAAGGTGGAATACATGGACAACATCTTCCCCAACCTCAACTACCGTGTCTACCGGCCCCTCTGA
- a CDS encoding toll/interleukin-1 receptor domain-containing protein, with translation MSSEHYKFDLFLRYHRAQARWARQLAERLDREGFKVWFDRWMLQPGDDRRLELQLAIEQCRWVGVVASPEFVANPWPRDELYSGFSHAPPRQNQRLLTLLHTPAELPRPLAEAPLLDFSGSDEDPVLFEYRARELMHFLDPSFPAPGDLQRFRLQYRRREELPEDEEVRGFQAFLRAIQMAILRIATGEMPSATPEEGARKIAILQFIQRLFQWNSADIQFERAEEWRKRGNLSEALAAYDRALNMDPNFALAWSRRGDVLVQLARYREAVDSYNGSLSINPYDEETRLRLALILGRLGQYKAAVVNYDKVLESNPEDALAWHNRGIRLMQLKRPKLALNSLNKALRYNPQQPRTWLARGIVLRRLRRPSSAAASFARVLKLNPRSGRVWRYQGNALFHCQRLRSAIECYKRSLRLRRRDPITLHNLGVALLRLGQYRLASKALERALRYDADNPKSWYARGVAFQKLGYLREACIHFEEALKIRPEDFPARYALAVAQQELGQYEASLEQFRRLVQQRPGSFACWFGQITSLRRLGRLEEALAAAQQMTRLNERDPWGWFALGLVYGDLKEAEKAVEAYSRVLQLTPEDAVALNNRAWEALKLGKLELALADAQRATELEPQRPAFWHTLALIQLQAGQREAAQASLQRCLELDPQFQPAQAALQELNRAGSSSPTPLPGNFAESPAADAPAGTALPELKTLTPQEEPQPVDRRPLPDPSA, from the coding sequence ATGTCTTCCGAGCATTACAAGTTCGACCTCTTCTTGCGTTACCACCGGGCCCAGGCCCGTTGGGCGCGGCAGTTGGCGGAGCGGCTGGATCGGGAGGGCTTCAAGGTCTGGTTTGACCGCTGGATGCTACAGCCAGGAGACGACCGCCGGCTGGAGCTGCAACTGGCCATCGAACAGTGCCGCTGGGTCGGGGTGGTGGCCTCGCCGGAGTTTGTCGCCAATCCCTGGCCCAGAGATGAGCTCTACAGCGGCTTCTCCCACGCCCCGCCCCGGCAGAACCAGCGCCTGCTGACGCTGCTGCACACGCCCGCCGAGCTGCCCCGCCCCCTGGCAGAAGCGCCGCTGCTGGACTTTAGCGGCTCCGATGAGGATCCGGTGCTGTTCGAGTACCGGGCCCGGGAGCTGATGCACTTTTTGGATCCCAGCTTTCCCGCCCCCGGGGATCTGCAGCGATTTCGGCTGCAATACCGTCGCCGCGAGGAACTCCCTGAAGATGAGGAGGTGCGGGGGTTCCAGGCCTTTTTGCGGGCCATTCAAATGGCCATCCTGCGCATTGCCACCGGCGAAATGCCCTCTGCCACGCCGGAGGAAGGAGCACGCAAGATTGCCATTTTGCAATTTATTCAGCGGCTGTTTCAGTGGAACAGCGCCGACATTCAATTTGAGCGGGCCGAGGAGTGGCGCAAGCGGGGCAACCTGAGCGAGGCGCTGGCCGCCTACGACCGTGCCTTGAACATGGATCCCAACTTTGCCCTGGCCTGGAGCCGGCGCGGCGATGTGCTGGTGCAGTTGGCCCGCTACCGCGAGGCGGTGGACAGCTACAACGGATCCCTGAGCATCAACCCCTACGACGAGGAGACGCGGCTGCGCCTGGCCCTGATTTTGGGGCGCCTGGGCCAGTACAAAGCGGCGGTGGTCAACTACGACAAGGTGCTGGAGAGCAACCCCGAAGATGCCTTGGCCTGGCACAATCGCGGCATTCGCCTCATGCAACTGAAGCGGCCCAAGCTGGCCCTCAACAGCCTGAACAAGGCGCTGCGCTACAACCCCCAACAGCCCCGCACCTGGCTGGCGCGTGGGATCGTGCTGCGGCGGCTGCGGCGGCCCAGCTCGGCGGCGGCCAGCTTTGCCCGCGTCCTGAAGCTCAACCCCAGAAGTGGCCGGGTCTGGCGCTACCAAGGCAATGCCCTGTTCCACTGCCAGCGGCTGCGCTCGGCCATCGAGTGTTACAAGCGCTCGCTGCGGCTGCGCCGCCGGGATCCCATTACGCTCCACAACCTAGGGGTGGCTCTGCTGCGCCTGGGGCAGTATCGGCTGGCCAGCAAGGCCCTGGAACGTGCTCTGCGCTACGACGCCGACAACCCCAAAAGCTGGTATGCCCGCGGCGTGGCCTTCCAGAAATTGGGCTACCTGAGGGAGGCTTGCATTCACTTCGAGGAAGCCCTGAAAATCCGGCCAGAGGACTTCCCGGCTCGCTACGCCCTGGCGGTGGCCCAGCAGGAGCTGGGGCAATACGAAGCCAGCCTGGAGCAGTTCCGGCGCCTGGTGCAACAGCGTCCCGGCAGCTTTGCCTGCTGGTTTGGCCAGATCACCAGCCTGCGGCGCTTGGGCCGGTTGGAAGAAGCCCTTGCTGCCGCCCAACAGATGACCCGCCTCAACGAACGGGATCCCTGGGGCTGGTTTGCCTTAGGGCTAGTGTATGGCGACCTGAAAGAGGCAGAAAAAGCGGTGGAGGCCTACTCGCGGGTTTTGCAGCTCACCCCAGAAGACGCGGTGGCCCTCAACAACCGCGCCTGGGAGGCCCTGAAGCTGGGGAAATTGGAGCTGGCTCTAGCCGACGCCCAACGGGCCACAGAACTGGAGCCGCAGCGGCCCGCCTTCTGGCATACCTTGGCGCTAATCCAACTACAGGCCGGCCAGCGGGAGGCGGCCCAGGCCAGTTTGCAGCGCTGCCTGGAACTGGATCCCCAGTTTCAGCCGGCCCAAGCTGCTCTGCAGGAGCTGAACCGCGCCGGCTCCAGCTCGCCGACACCGTTGCCGGGCAACTTTGCCGAGAGCCCTGCTGCTGACGCGCCGGCAGGAACGGCGCTGCCAGAACTGAAAACCCTCACCCCTCAAGAGGAGCCGCAACCGGTAGACCGTAGGCCCCTACCGGATCCCTCCGCTTAG